A region from the Rhinoderma darwinii isolate aRhiDar2 chromosome 2, aRhiDar2.hap1, whole genome shotgun sequence genome encodes:
- the FUNDC1 gene encoding FUN14 domain-containing protein 1 isoform X2 yields MAARRDPSSDDESYEVLDITEYARRHHWWSRIFGRNSGPLTEKYSVATQIVMGGVTGWCAGFLFQKVGKLAATAVGGGFLLLQIASHGGYIQIDWKRVEKDVNKAKRKIKKQANKSVPEIHNLIEESQDFIKQNIVVSGGFVGGFLLGLAS; encoded by the exons ATGGCTGCCAGGAGAG ATCCCAGCAGTGATGATGAATCTTATGAAGTATTGGACATTACAGAATATGCTAGACGTCACCATTGGTGGAGTAGAATTTTTGGCCGAAATTCTGGACCCTTGACAGAAAAGTATTCAGTTGCAACACAGATTGTCATGGGTGGAGTGACAGGCTG GTGTGCAGGGTTTCTGTTCCAGAAAGTTGGAAAGCTTGCAGCGACTGCCGTTGGTGGTGGTTTTCTTCTGCTTCAG ATTGCAAgccatgggggttatatacaaatAGATTGGAAACGAGTTGAAAAGGATGTAAACAAGGCAAAGAGAAAGATAAAGAAACAGGCAAATAAGTCTGTACCAGAAATTCACAATTTAATTGAAGAG TCACAAGATTTTATCAAGCAGAACATAGTAGTGTCTGGGGGATTTGTAGGAGGTTTCTTACTGGGCCTTGCCTCTTAG
- the FUNDC1 gene encoding FUN14 domain-containing protein 1 isoform X1: protein MASVTGILKPAFQTNTKDPSSDDESYEVLDITEYARRHHWWSRIFGRNSGPLTEKYSVATQIVMGGVTGWCAGFLFQKVGKLAATAVGGGFLLLQIASHGGYIQIDWKRVEKDVNKAKRKIKKQANKSVPEIHNLIEESQDFIKQNIVVSGGFVGGFLLGLAS, encoded by the exons ATGGCGTCCGTTACAGGAATCCTGAAACCAGCTTTTCAAACAAATaccaagg ATCCCAGCAGTGATGATGAATCTTATGAAGTATTGGACATTACAGAATATGCTAGACGTCACCATTGGTGGAGTAGAATTTTTGGCCGAAATTCTGGACCCTTGACAGAAAAGTATTCAGTTGCAACACAGATTGTCATGGGTGGAGTGACAGGCTG GTGTGCAGGGTTTCTGTTCCAGAAAGTTGGAAAGCTTGCAGCGACTGCCGTTGGTGGTGGTTTTCTTCTGCTTCAG ATTGCAAgccatgggggttatatacaaatAGATTGGAAACGAGTTGAAAAGGATGTAAACAAGGCAAAGAGAAAGATAAAGAAACAGGCAAATAAGTCTGTACCAGAAATTCACAATTTAATTGAAGAG TCACAAGATTTTATCAAGCAGAACATAGTAGTGTCTGGGGGATTTGTAGGAGGTTTCTTACTGGGCCTTGCCTCTTAG